One segment of Deltaproteobacteria bacterium DNA contains the following:
- a CDS encoding fibronectin type III domain-containing protein → MLRIKSLSQYNSSQFTFFHPSLLKTLLLSALAFLLFLFIFSQDIFASQIRLAWDPNTESDLAGYKVYYGTTSGTYGTPIDAGNVTTYTMTGLTLGQTYFITVTAYDTSPNESGYSNEVSGPATDGTQTFTVTTNPSGLQVVVDGTTYTAPQTFSWVVGSSHTLSVSSPQSGTTGTQYAFSSWSDEGAQSHTIIAPSSSTTYTANFTTQYSLTTSVSPSGNGTVTPSGTNWYNSGQSVPVSATASSGYNFTAWSGDLSGSTNPSSITMNGPKEVTAQFAAISETISTPAMPTGTTSGNLETSYTYIASGASSNLGHSLEYQFDWKGDGTDLSLWGAANQQEVWTIAGTYNVRVRARCSTHTSVVSSWSSSLQVTIQGVYQISCSDSGIQCLERTDGGSDSNNLVNGKPKVDVEYDFQITVQDAGGTPQYVKLFTTQRNNPAAGDFYDYDMTCSGNYPTGASCTHRTMLGPAAVHKFYFQVKMSNGSEITYPSTGYITGPEIQLLNGNNLVGVPRNIASAQLDGQGAFGTPRVYRWNAEQNSYTKVSSSQPVKEGEGYSLYKQNKSVPELSAYTEVPDLEYTYSLKPGLNLVSNPYSGRVRLSDIKIQKGTGTPVPWQEAVARGWIVDALYYYNGKDWGNTYSYLTSEDGGVLVPWLGYWVDLEATDDLYYLVVPKP, encoded by the coding sequence ATCTGACTTGGCCGGATACAAGGTATATTACGGAACAACCTCTGGAACGTATGGAACGCCGATCGATGCCGGAAATGTTACCACCTATACTATGACAGGTCTTACTTTAGGTCAAACCTACTTTATTACTGTCACTGCCTATGATACTTCACCTAATGAAAGTGGATATTCCAACGAAGTAAGTGGACCTGCTACGGATGGTACTCAGACTTTTACAGTAACCACCAACCCTTCGGGGTTGCAGGTGGTGGTTGATGGCACAACCTACACCGCGCCTCAGACTTTCAGCTGGGTAGTCGGTTCTTCCCATACTTTATCCGTTTCTTCTCCCCAATCGGGAACTACAGGAACCCAGTACGCTTTCTCTTCCTGGAGCGACGAAGGAGCTCAGAGCCATACGATTATCGCCCCTTCTTCCAGTACCACCTATACTGCCAACTTCACCACCCAATACAGCTTGACGACTTCGGTAAGTCCATCGGGAAACGGAACCGTCACTCCCTCCGGAACAAACTGGTACAACAGCGGGCAGAGTGTTCCCGTCTCGGCCACTGCCAGCTCGGGTTATAACTTCACCGCCTGGTCGGGGGACCTCTCCGGATCTACCAACCCATCTTCCATAACCATGAATGGGCCTAAGGAAGTAACGGCCCAATTTGCGGCCATCTCCGAAACCATTTCTACGCCTGCTATGCCGACTGGCACGACCAGTGGAAATCTGGAAACTTCTTATACCTATATCGCCAGTGGAGCTTCTTCAAACCTCGGTCATTCGTTGGAATACCAATTTGATTGGAAAGGGGACGGGACAGACCTCTCCTTATGGGGTGCGGCCAACCAGCAAGAAGTGTGGACTATTGCCGGTACCTACAATGTCCGCGTAAGGGCCCGCTGCTCTACCCATACTTCTGTGGTCTCAAGTTGGTCATCCTCTTTGCAGGTGACGATTCAGGGGGTATATCAAATCAGTTGTTCGGATAGCGGAATTCAGTGCCTGGAGAGGACAGACGGTGGCAGTGACAGCAATAATCTGGTGAATGGGAAACCCAAAGTGGATGTGGAATATGATTTTCAGATCACCGTACAGGATGCCGGTGGTACCCCCCAATATGTAAAACTCTTCACTACACAAAGGAATAATCCTGCTGCCGGTGATTTTTACGACTACGATATGACCTGTAGCGGAAATTATCCAACAGGCGCAAGCTGCACCCACCGCACAATGCTCGGTCCGGCAGCGGTTCACAAATTCTATTTCCAGGTTAAGATGTCGAATGGATCGGAAATTACCTACCCAAGCACTGGGTACATCACCGGACCGGAAATACAACTTCTCAATGGAAACAACCTCGTGGGGGTCCCGAGGAACATCGCCAGCGCCCAACTCGACGGCCAAGGAGCTTTCGGCACTCCCCGAGTTTATAGATGGAATGCTGAGCAAAACAGTTATACCAAGGTAAGTTCCTCCCAACCAGTTAAGGAAGGAGAAGGTTACTCCCTGTACAAACAAAATAAATCTGTGCCTGAACTGAGTGCCTATACTGAGGTTCCAGACCTCGAATATACTTATTCCTTGAAGCCTGGCCTAAACCTCGTTAGTAATCCTTATTCTGGCCGGGTGAGGCTTTCTGACATAAAGATTCAAAAAGGTACCGGCACGCCGGTACCATGGCAAGAAGCGGTAGCCCGAGGGTGGATCGTAGATGCTCTTTATTATTATAACGGCAAAGATTGGGGCAATACCTATTCTTATTTGACATCTGAGGATGGGGGAGTGCTTGTCCCGTGGTTAGGTTACTGGGTAGACCTGGAGGCTACCGACGACCTTTACTACCTGGTCGTTCCAAAACCTTAA